The Candidatus Hydrogenedentota bacterium genome has a segment encoding these proteins:
- a CDS encoding glycosyltransferase, with protein MSPDFTTSPTVSIVIGARNAATTLSATLDSVLAQSMADWECIVVDDGSTDETGDIIREFAARDPRVRFITLEANAGLTRALKRGVDEARGLWLARIDAGDTWHPAKLARQLAYCAAHPDTGLIGCWSEDTNRQTGAVVVKRKPVEHDAIASALPRFCPFIHSTIVVRLDCLRACGGYDPAFPYAQDYDLYFRLLECTRGHNLPEPLCQRSTHEFSAISYARWKPQLRCSLAIRWKYHRLHRRPWHELMHLVPDMLRLLVPASFKGLKQRLGSQRHAREA; from the coding sequence ATGTCCCCTGATTTCACCACATCGCCCACGGTCTCCATCGTCATCGGGGCCCGCAACGCCGCTACGACGCTGTCCGCCACGCTGGATAGCGTGCTTGCTCAGTCCATGGCGGATTGGGAATGCATCGTAGTGGATGACGGGTCAACTGATGAAACGGGTGACATAATCCGTGAGTTTGCCGCGCGGGACCCGCGCGTGCGATTTATCACGCTGGAGGCCAATGCAGGGCTGACCCGCGCGCTGAAGCGGGGTGTGGACGAAGCACGGGGCCTTTGGCTTGCCCGCATTGACGCGGGGGATACCTGGCATCCCGCAAAGCTGGCGCGACAGCTCGCGTATTGCGCGGCGCATCCGGATACAGGCCTGATCGGGTGCTGGAGCGAGGACACCAACCGCCAGACCGGCGCCGTCGTGGTGAAGCGGAAACCCGTTGAGCACGACGCCATTGCGAGTGCACTCCCGCGCTTCTGCCCCTTTATTCATTCAACAATCGTGGTGCGCCTCGATTGCCTGCGCGCGTGCGGCGGTTATGATCCCGCGTTCCCCTACGCTCAGGACTACGATCTTTACTTCCGCCTGCTCGAGTGCACCCGCGGCCATAATTTGCCCGAGCCCCTCTGCCAGCGAAGTACCCACGAGTTCTCTGCCATTTCCTACGCGCGCTGGAAGCCCCAGTTGCGCTGCAGCCTGGCGATCCGATGGAAATATCACCGCCTGCACCGGCGTCCGTGGCATGAGCTCATGCACCTGGTGCCCGACATGTTGCGCCTGCTCGTTCCCGCATCATTCAAGGGGCTGAAGCAGCGCCTCGGGAGTCAACGTCATGCGCGCGAGGCTTAG
- a CDS encoding ABC transporter permease codes for MFKGLVSIMYKESRHILRDPRTLFLMLLVPAAQLTVFGYAIDMDVKNIATVVYNLDGRAESRALIDSFTNSGYFTIKREVTSGAEVNHAIVRGEAKIGLIIPHDYSDRLLTGEHTEIQVLIDGSDSTVAMQALNVSNAIALRKSIDLLADVSGGATEPPIAAQPRVLFNPDMRTANFMVPGLVGIILQMITMLLTAFAIVREKETGTLEQLMVTPVSRLGLILGKLLPYGLVGIMETVSVLVLMRFLFQVPIAGSVFLLAGFTLIFLFTALGLGLLVSTFAGNQIQALQFSFFIILPSVLLSGFIFPQDSMPHIIYLIGQAVPATYFIQILRGIILRDTGFEDLWMNGVILACMGVFVLTLATLRFRKNLG; via the coding sequence GTGTTTAAGGGTCTCGTCTCCATCATGTACAAGGAGTCCCGCCACATTTTGCGAGACCCGCGCACCCTCTTCCTCATGCTGCTGGTGCCCGCGGCCCAGTTGACCGTCTTCGGCTACGCGATCGACATGGATGTGAAGAATATCGCGACGGTGGTCTACAACCTGGACGGCCGGGCCGAGAGCCGGGCGCTCATAGACAGCTTTACCAATTCGGGCTATTTCACCATCAAGCGCGAAGTGACTTCCGGTGCCGAAGTGAACCACGCCATCGTCCGGGGCGAGGCCAAGATCGGCCTGATCATCCCCCACGACTACAGCGATCGCCTTTTGACGGGGGAACATACCGAAATTCAGGTATTGATCGACGGCAGCGACTCCACGGTGGCCATGCAGGCCCTCAACGTGAGCAACGCCATCGCCCTGCGTAAATCCATCGATTTGCTGGCCGATGTTTCCGGCGGTGCGACGGAACCGCCCATCGCGGCCCAGCCCCGGGTGCTCTTCAACCCCGACATGCGCACGGCGAACTTCATGGTGCCGGGCCTCGTGGGCATTATTCTCCAGATGATCACCATGCTGCTGACCGCCTTCGCCATCGTGCGGGAAAAGGAGACCGGCACCCTGGAGCAGCTCATGGTGACCCCCGTGTCGCGGCTGGGATTGATCCTGGGAAAGCTCCTGCCCTACGGCCTGGTGGGCATCATGGAAACCGTGTCGGTGCTGGTGCTCATGCGCTTCCTCTTCCAGGTGCCCATCGCCGGAAGTGTTTTCCTGCTGGCGGGCTTCACGCTCATTTTTCTCTTCACGGCGCTGGGCCTCGGACTCCTCGTCTCTACCTTTGCGGGCAACCAGATCCAGGCGCTCCAGTTCTCTTTCTTCATCATTCTGCCTTCGGTGCTCCTGTCGGGATTCATTTTCCCGCAGGACTCCATGCCCCACATCATCTACCTGATCGGACAGGCGGTGCCCGCGACGTATTTTATCCAGATCCTGCGGGGTATCATCCTGCGGGATACGGGCTTTGAAGACTTGTGGATGAACGGCGTGATCCTGGCGTGCATGGGCGTATTTGTGCTCACCCTGGCCACCCTGCGCTTCCGGAAGAACCTGGGGTAA
- a CDS encoding HNH nuclease family protein encodes MRPRKVKIDPARRAQIVANARKHQAERAGGYREQALKLFPHVCARCAREFEGPNLRELTVHHKDHNHNNNPPDGSNWELLCLYCHDDEHQDAVQREAGTSPGAIGRTEVTLGFNAFEGLKGLLGTADEDKD; translated from the coding sequence ATGCGACCCAGAAAAGTGAAGATCGACCCCGCGCGCCGAGCGCAGATTGTGGCCAATGCCCGAAAGCATCAGGCGGAGCGGGCGGGTGGTTATCGCGAACAGGCCCTGAAGCTATTCCCCCATGTCTGCGCCCGTTGTGCCCGTGAATTCGAAGGGCCGAATCTTCGCGAGTTAACCGTCCACCATAAGGATCACAATCACAATAACAATCCGCCGGACGGCAGCAACTGGGAATTGCTCTGCCTCTACTGTCACGATGACGAGCATCAGGATGCGGTCCAGCGCGAAGCCGGTACGAGCCCCGGCGCGATCGGGCGCACGGAAGTAACGCTGGGCTTCAATGCCTTCGAGGGTCTGAAAGGCTTGCTGGGAACGGCGGACGAGGACAAGGACTGA
- a CDS encoding aminotransferase class I/II-fold pyridoxal phosphate-dependent enzyme, with translation MAPTTVKETIFAVESLAVFGAPPAFEQALHVGRPNIGDRKAILARMEEMLDRNWLSNNGPFVQEFEARIAEAAGVKHCIAACNATVALELAIRALGMKGEVIVPSFTFVATAHALQWQEITPVFCDIDPRTRTLDPKKVESLITPRTTGIIGVHLWGQPCDVEGLAEVAQRHNLKLLYDAAHAFGCSHKGKMIGSFGDAEVYSFHATKFLNAFEGGAIVTNDGDLARRLRLMKNFGFDGPDSVVYLGINGKMTEASAAMGLASLECMHTFVEVNRRNMARYDLRLADLPGVVLLTDETLEQRNYQYVIVEVDEESAGLSRDELLKVLHAENILARRYFYPCCHRMEPYKTLFPEARLRLPHTERLSERVLCLPTGTAMCEATIDAVCDVIWTAVRHAGEVKMKLAEGA, from the coding sequence GTGGCACCTACCACCGTCAAAGAAACCATCTTCGCAGTAGAGTCCCTCGCCGTGTTTGGCGCCCCGCCTGCATTTGAGCAAGCGCTCCACGTCGGGCGCCCGAATATTGGTGATCGCAAGGCGATTCTGGCGCGGATGGAGGAGATGCTGGATCGAAACTGGCTCAGCAACAACGGCCCCTTTGTGCAGGAATTTGAAGCGCGCATCGCGGAAGCCGCCGGTGTGAAGCACTGCATCGCCGCGTGCAATGCCACCGTGGCCCTGGAGCTGGCCATCCGCGCGCTGGGGATGAAGGGCGAAGTCATCGTGCCGTCCTTTACCTTCGTCGCCACGGCCCATGCGCTCCAGTGGCAGGAAATCACGCCGGTCTTCTGTGATATCGATCCCCGCACGCGCACCCTCGATCCGAAAAAGGTGGAGTCGCTGATTACCCCGCGAACCACCGGCATTATCGGTGTCCATCTCTGGGGCCAGCCCTGCGATGTGGAGGGACTTGCGGAAGTGGCTCAGCGCCACAATCTGAAGCTGCTCTACGACGCGGCCCACGCCTTCGGATGCTCGCACAAAGGAAAAATGATCGGCAGCTTTGGCGATGCCGAGGTGTACAGTTTCCACGCGACGAAGTTCCTGAACGCCTTTGAAGGCGGCGCCATTGTCACCAACGACGGCGATCTGGCCCGGCGACTTCGATTGATGAAAAATTTCGGCTTCGATGGCCCGGATTCCGTGGTCTATTTGGGAATCAACGGAAAGATGACCGAGGCCAGCGCGGCCATGGGGCTGGCCTCGCTGGAGTGCATGCACACCTTCGTTGAAGTGAACCGCCGCAACATGGCGCGCTACGACCTCCGTCTCGCGGACCTGCCCGGCGTCGTGCTGCTCACCGATGAAACCCTGGAGCAGCGCAATTACCAGTATGTGATCGTCGAAGTAGACGAAGAGAGCGCGGGCTTGAGCCGGGACGAGCTGCTGAAGGTGCTTCACGCGGAGAATATTCTCGCGCGGCGCTATTTTTATCCCTGCTGCCACCGCATGGAGCCCTACAAGACCCTCTTCCCCGAGGCGCGTCTTCGCCTGCCCCATACGGAGCGTTTGTCGGAGCGGGTGCTCTGCCTGCCCACCGGCACCGCGATGTGCGAAGCCACGATCGACGCCGTGTGCGATGTGATCTGGACCGCCGTGCGCCATGCGGGCGAAGTGAAAATGAAACTGGCCGAGGGAGCGTAA
- a CDS encoding TetR family transcriptional regulator produces MSTPKPKKSEVTKAHILNTALALFQEHGFEKTTMRMIAAACELSLGAAYYHFETKEALVLHFYAQTSAEAREYNQQIVARSHDFKERMTALLQFKLEQMTPFRELAAVLARQAADWNHPLSPFSAQSTPMRNEAISLIDDVIAGSNLKASAVLRPHLAKILWLYQMGIILFWVNDTSAEQERTKNLIGVSLGLIEKFIRASALPFMRGLNQSAVKIVELVESSATRTTPS; encoded by the coding sequence ATGAGCACCCCCAAGCCCAAGAAAAGCGAAGTTACCAAGGCCCACATCCTCAATACGGCCCTTGCCCTTTTTCAGGAGCATGGCTTCGAAAAAACCACCATGCGCATGATTGCAGCCGCTTGCGAACTATCCCTCGGTGCGGCCTACTACCACTTTGAAACCAAGGAAGCGCTGGTGCTGCACTTCTATGCCCAGACCAGCGCCGAGGCCCGCGAATACAACCAGCAAATCGTGGCCCGTTCTCACGACTTCAAGGAGCGCATGACCGCGCTGCTCCAGTTCAAGCTGGAGCAGATGACCCCTTTTCGGGAGCTGGCCGCCGTCCTCGCGCGGCAGGCGGCGGACTGGAATCACCCCCTTTCCCCCTTCAGCGCCCAGTCTACCCCCATGCGCAACGAGGCCATCAGCCTTATTGACGATGTGATTGCCGGAAGCAACCTGAAAGCCTCGGCTGTGCTGCGCCCTCACCTGGCAAAGATCCTGTGGCTCTACCAGATGGGGATCATCCTCTTCTGGGTAAACGACACCTCGGCGGAGCAAGAGCGCACGAAAAATCTCATCGGGGTCAGTCTGGGCCTCATCGAGAAATTCATCCGCGCCTCTGCGCTTCCCTTCATGCGCGGGCTGAACCAATCCGCGGTGAAAATCGTGGAACTGGTGGAAAGCAGCGCCACCCGCACAACCCCGTCTTGA
- a CDS encoding ABC transporter ATP-binding protein, translating into MASVIEVKNLTRRFGGMTAVDSVSMEIVEGDIYGFLGPNGSGKTTLIRMLCGLLHPTSGTGSVLGYQLVRDSEAIKRSIGYMSQQFSLYADLSVMENLKFYAGIYGIPRRERSDRIDEVIDIVGIGDFRKQLAGRLSGGWKQRLALACALVHKPRLMFLDEPTAGIDPVARRDLWNLLFDLAGQGVTFFVTTHYMDEAERCSHLGYIYYSKLMVHGTPGELKALPEVTPEGTARYELRLPRVAVAMRRLNEMPYVMDATIFGDALHVLAESGSGPHLKRDLEKDGFPSAEVREIPATLEDVFVTLTRLRAKERAGV; encoded by the coding sequence ATGGCCAGTGTCATCGAGGTCAAGAATCTCACGCGGCGCTTCGGCGGCATGACGGCTGTGGACAGCGTCAGCATGGAGATCGTGGAGGGCGATATCTACGGCTTTCTCGGCCCCAACGGCTCGGGCAAGACCACGCTCATCCGCATGCTCTGCGGCCTGCTCCACCCCACTTCAGGCACGGGGTCGGTGCTGGGCTACCAGCTTGTGCGCGACAGCGAGGCGATCAAGCGGAGCATCGGCTACATGTCCCAGCAGTTCAGCCTCTACGCTGATCTATCGGTGATGGAGAATCTGAAATTCTATGCGGGTATCTACGGCATCCCTCGTCGTGAGCGCTCGGATCGCATCGATGAAGTCATCGACATCGTGGGCATTGGCGATTTTCGAAAGCAGCTTGCGGGCCGGCTCTCGGGCGGCTGGAAGCAGCGCCTCGCCCTGGCCTGCGCCCTGGTGCACAAGCCCCGCCTCATGTTCCTCGATGAGCCCACGGCGGGCATCGACCCCGTGGCGCGCCGGGACCTGTGGAACCTGCTATTTGACCTGGCGGGCCAGGGCGTGACCTTTTTCGTCACCACGCACTACATGGACGAGGCGGAGCGCTGCAGCCACCTGGGCTATATTTACTATTCGAAACTAATGGTGCACGGCACACCCGGCGAGCTGAAGGCCCTGCCGGAGGTGACGCCCGAGGGCACGGCGCGCTATGAACTGCGCCTCCCCCGCGTTGCCGTGGCCATGCGACGCCTCAATGAAATGCCCTATGTAATGGATGCCACGATTTTCGGCGACGCGCTTCACGTGCTTGCGGAGAGCGGATCGGGCCCCCATCTGAAACGAGATCTGGAAAAGGACGGATTTCCCTCGGCGGAGGTCCGCGAAATTCCCGCCACACTGGAAGATGTCTTCGTAACCCTTACGCGGCTGCGGGCGAAGGAGCGCGCCGGTGTTTAA
- a CDS encoding TIGR02757 family protein, whose translation MPPRQATSIFLTAARKRRIAALHTPLEDLYARYNQRCYVDPDPLAPLYGYSAPQDQEIIGLITASLAFGNVKQILKSIELVLHALPEPAQSLPGLSNSELNRRLAGFRHRYVTGVEMASLLTGAGTLLREHGTLGAAFTAMDEPESPTILPGLTRFVHALRDKGPLAKNYLLPDPALGSACKRWFMYLRWMVRCDAVDLGLWRYLGAHRLVIPVDTHMHRVALGLGLTKRNSADLKTALEITRAFQVVCPEDPVRYDFCLTRLGIRDDGDMAGFLCEAMKK comes from the coding sequence ATGCCGCCCCGACAAGCAACCTCAATCTTCCTGACGGCGGCACGCAAGCGCCGAATCGCAGCGCTCCACACACCCCTTGAGGACCTCTACGCGCGGTACAACCAGCGCTGCTACGTGGACCCCGATCCGCTGGCACCACTTTACGGCTATTCGGCCCCGCAGGATCAGGAAATCATCGGGCTGATCACGGCTTCCCTGGCCTTTGGCAATGTGAAACAGATTCTGAAGAGCATTGAGCTGGTCCTCCACGCGCTGCCAGAGCCCGCGCAATCACTTCCCGGCCTGTCGAATAGCGAACTGAATCGGCGCCTCGCCGGATTTCGCCACCGTTATGTCACGGGGGTGGAAATGGCCTCGCTGCTGACGGGCGCGGGCACCCTTCTCCGGGAACACGGAACCCTCGGCGCAGCCTTTACCGCGATGGATGAGCCCGAATCACCCACGATTCTGCCCGGTCTCACCCGCTTCGTCCATGCGCTGCGGGACAAAGGACCGCTGGCAAAGAACTATCTGTTGCCCGATCCTGCGCTGGGCAGCGCGTGCAAGCGGTGGTTCATGTATTTGCGATGGATGGTGCGGTGTGACGCGGTGGATCTAGGCCTCTGGCGTTATCTGGGCGCCCACCGGCTTGTCATTCCCGTGGACACGCACATGCACCGCGTGGCCCTCGGCCTCGGCCTCACGAAGCGCAACAGCGCCGACCTCAAGACTGCGCTGGAGATCACCCGGGCCTTCCAGGTGGTGTGTCCCGAGGACCCGGTGCGCTACGACTTTTGTCTGACGCGTCTCGGCATTCGCGACGACGGAGACATGGCTGGGTTTCTTTGCGAGGCGATGAAGAAGTAA
- a CDS encoding glycosyltransferase family 4 protein yields MNQPLRVLLVPDVPYWICGTIARAIATHTPGIDATLCSGPVLRALPGLERYAGHFDLAHFLTPQDANKTIDAFCGRIATVTTIHHVQGASSMGSVDRADAVMTASRQWYGRLCESGVDEQKLAIVPYGIQAETFRPPAVEEKPAIRAALGLDPGCFTIGFVGKRSSDAGGRKGTDTFVKGMRVLLGMGHVPQVLIVGPGWGEFIASLSSSGVQCLWKPFVVGEAEFAALYRAMDVYWCTSTIEGGPVPVLEAMASGVCCLSTQVGMVPEAIRNGENGFLLPFDDAPAFAACTATLMGDPTRCASIARAAVTTIINGYRWEQSALHATELYATAFNNFSNRIDRVSPSTPLRPWPAAWIAAEERRMTEDFIHDAHHPPGATGRLWRQIRNSRWVRNWSARISLH; encoded by the coding sequence GTGAACCAACCCCTGCGCGTGCTGCTCGTGCCCGATGTGCCCTATTGGATTTGCGGCACTATCGCCCGGGCCATCGCGACCCATACACCCGGCATCGACGCCACCCTATGCTCAGGACCCGTGCTCCGCGCGCTGCCTGGGCTGGAACGTTACGCCGGGCATTTTGATTTGGCGCACTTTCTTACGCCACAAGACGCCAACAAGACCATCGACGCGTTTTGCGGGCGCATTGCCACGGTGACCACGATCCACCACGTGCAGGGTGCTTCGAGCATGGGCAGCGTTGATCGCGCCGACGCTGTAATGACCGCTTCTCGCCAGTGGTACGGGCGCCTGTGTGAATCCGGCGTGGACGAGCAGAAACTTGCCATCGTTCCCTATGGCATCCAAGCGGAAACTTTTCGACCACCGGCGGTGGAAGAGAAGCCTGCAATACGCGCCGCACTCGGTCTGGATCCGGGATGCTTCACTATAGGCTTCGTGGGGAAGCGATCGAGCGACGCGGGCGGGCGCAAGGGCACCGACACCTTCGTGAAAGGCATGCGGGTGTTACTCGGAATGGGCCACGTCCCGCAAGTCCTGATAGTCGGTCCAGGATGGGGGGAATTCATCGCGTCCCTGTCTTCCTCGGGCGTCCAGTGTCTCTGGAAGCCCTTTGTCGTGGGCGAGGCGGAATTCGCGGCCCTCTATCGCGCCATGGACGTCTACTGGTGCACCTCCACCATCGAGGGCGGCCCGGTGCCTGTGCTGGAGGCCATGGCCTCCGGTGTCTGTTGTCTTTCGACGCAAGTAGGGATGGTGCCCGAAGCGATCCGAAATGGCGAAAACGGTTTCCTGCTGCCCTTCGACGATGCCCCTGCGTTTGCAGCGTGCACGGCGACCCTGATGGGCGATCCGACGCGCTGCGCGTCTATTGCCCGCGCGGCGGTGACCACGATAATCAATGGCTACCGCTGGGAACAGTCCGCACTTCACGCCACGGAGCTGTATGCCACCGCTTTCAATAATTTCTCCAATCGAATCGACCGCGTGTCACCAAGCACCCCGCTCAGGCCCTGGCCTGCGGCCTGGATCGCGGCGGAAGAGCGGCGCATGACCGAGGACTTCATCCACGATGCCCACCATCCACCCGGCGCGACCGGTCGCCTCTGGCGGCAGATTCGTAACAGCCGCTGGGTCCGCAATTGGTCCGCGCGAATCAGCCTGCATTAA
- a CDS encoding HlyD family efflux transporter periplasmic adaptor subunit: protein MFRILCLAGLPLILLLAGCPNTDNGAIHVTGEIESRHTTAGSRIGGRVMAVLAEEGDTVAKDAVVVQLDDAEAKALVAAAEAQLASREALLAKLVAGATPEQLRQGEAAAAAAAAQLAMALKGARNEEIRAAAAALDAAQAQRDVAVKEFDRVKNLLSQEVASQRQFDQAKAALDAAEAQFKGAKEQRDLVLSGARVEEIDMARASNDKAQAALEELRIGPRVEDIDAARAAREAAAADLERARVGLREMAIVSPQNGVIESLDVRPGDLVKPGPVVRIVDPEDLEVTLFVGAKMLGHLQLQQEITFTADAFGAETFTGKIKQIAAEGEYTPRNLQTEEERVQQVFGVTVGLDSHGGKLRPGMAVTARLPKINGAN, encoded by the coding sequence TTGTTTAGAATTCTCTGCCTCGCCGGATTGCCACTGATACTCTTGCTTGCCGGGTGCCCAAACACCGACAACGGGGCGATCCACGTCACGGGTGAGATCGAATCGCGCCACACTACGGCGGGTTCCCGAATCGGGGGACGGGTCATGGCCGTGCTGGCGGAAGAAGGCGACACGGTCGCGAAGGATGCGGTGGTGGTCCAGTTGGACGATGCCGAGGCGAAGGCCCTCGTCGCGGCCGCCGAGGCCCAGCTCGCGAGTCGGGAGGCCCTGCTGGCGAAGCTTGTGGCCGGCGCCACACCGGAGCAACTGCGCCAGGGGGAGGCCGCCGCCGCGGCAGCAGCCGCCCAACTCGCCATGGCGCTGAAGGGGGCAAGAAATGAAGAAATTCGGGCCGCCGCCGCCGCGCTGGACGCCGCCCAGGCCCAGCGCGACGTGGCCGTGAAGGAGTTTGACCGCGTCAAGAACCTGCTGAGTCAGGAGGTGGCCTCGCAGCGCCAGTTTGATCAGGCGAAGGCCGCGCTGGATGCGGCCGAGGCCCAGTTCAAGGGCGCGAAAGAGCAGCGCGATCTGGTGCTCAGCGGCGCGCGGGTGGAAGAGATCGACATGGCCCGGGCCTCGAATGACAAGGCCCAGGCCGCACTGGAGGAACTGAGAATCGGCCCGCGGGTGGAGGATATTGACGCCGCCCGCGCCGCGCGGGAAGCCGCCGCCGCCGACCTGGAGCGGGCCCGTGTGGGCCTCCGCGAAATGGCTATCGTCTCGCCGCAGAACGGGGTCATCGAGTCCCTCGATGTGCGTCCCGGTGATTTGGTGAAGCCCGGCCCCGTGGTGCGGATTGTGGATCCGGAAGATCTCGAAGTGACCCTTTTCGTCGGCGCGAAGATGCTCGGCCACCTCCAGCTCCAGCAGGAAATCACCTTTACGGCGGATGCTTTCGGCGCGGAGACCTTCACGGGCAAGATCAAGCAGATTGCGGCGGAAGGTGAATATACCCCGCGCAACCTCCAGACCGAGGAAGAGCGCGTGCAGCAGGTCTTTGGCGTGACCGTTGGCCTGGACTCCCACGGGGGCAAACTCCGCCCCGGCATGGCCGTGACCGCGCGCCTGCCCAAGATAAACGGGGCCAACTGA
- a CDS encoding cyclase family protein yields the protein MNVRWHDVSIPIHDGTTVWPGDDPVRLVAASRIAEGASCNTSTITLPTHTGTHCDAPWHFEEGGRKLHEIDPEVYFGEATVIHLPDVERIEAEHLGASPLPRRVLFKTKNSDYPVNGPFNTAFVAIAPEAARRLVDEGVRLVGIDYLSIAPYKNSGPTHHTFLENDVFVVEGLCLRDVPAGTYPFVVLPMPIHNADGAPCRAFVGLPR from the coding sequence ATGAACGTGCGCTGGCACGACGTAAGCATCCCCATCCACGACGGCACGACGGTGTGGCCCGGCGACGACCCCGTGCGTCTGGTGGCGGCGAGCCGTATCGCGGAGGGTGCGAGCTGCAACACCTCAACGATTACTCTGCCCACGCACACGGGCACCCATTGCGACGCGCCATGGCACTTCGAAGAAGGGGGGCGAAAGTTGCATGAAATAGACCCGGAAGTCTATTTCGGCGAGGCGACGGTCATTCATTTGCCCGATGTGGAGCGGATCGAAGCTGAACACCTCGGCGCCAGCCCCCTGCCCCGCCGTGTGCTCTTCAAGACGAAGAACAGCGACTACCCGGTGAACGGCCCCTTCAATACCGCCTTTGTGGCCATAGCGCCGGAAGCCGCACGGCGACTGGTGGACGAAGGCGTGCGCCTTGTGGGTATAGACTACCTCTCCATTGCCCCCTACAAGAACTCCGGCCCAACCCACCACACCTTCCTGGAGAACGACGTGTTTGTGGTGGAGGGGCTCTGCCTGCGCGACGTGCCCGCCGGAACGTATCCATTTGTTGTGCTGCCCATGCCCATTCACAATGCGGATGGCGCTCCCTGCCGGGCCTTTGTGGGCCTGCCTCGATAA
- a CDS encoding oligosaccharide flippase family protein → MRARLSRIWSHGDVRFFVSGAPWKLMQTGAQLVSSVVLTWYLANFTGGNLFGGYIYAISLMELFAVFSYMGIGDSLSRSVARGYDYSFIVGTRRAALVSFSGAVLLAGLAAWNWGVTGNRETAISVALCALFFPLYRPLLNYTAYLNGKQQFARESAWTTLLFTGRVIAVILAALWRPDDAWAAIAAYFGSHVLLAGFICFHCAGAITDRRNDPDLFSFATFVTLVSGVVMVENHFDKVLVGSLGSERQLEILYLGLLPYTKLRSVLIPAFAVFTARFANGTMKLTWRKLLYLLLGGMATAAASFVLSSLIIQFFFPKFPESMALVQLCSLVLIVTPANLTFNVYFRAVGDRGGIMVPTLISRVASLALAVPAWYGAGLTGLVAMKFVEQGLLFVLHVWRWGKVNYEL, encoded by the coding sequence ATGCGCGCGAGGCTTAGCCGCATCTGGTCCCACGGGGATGTGCGCTTTTTCGTGAGCGGCGCGCCGTGGAAATTGATGCAAACCGGCGCGCAGCTTGTTTCGAGCGTCGTGCTTACATGGTATCTTGCCAATTTTACCGGAGGCAATCTCTTCGGGGGCTATATCTACGCCATCTCGCTCATGGAGCTGTTCGCGGTCTTTTCCTACATGGGTATCGGCGACAGCCTTTCCCGATCCGTGGCGCGCGGCTATGACTATTCTTTCATCGTGGGAACTCGGCGCGCGGCGCTAGTGTCCTTCAGCGGGGCCGTCCTGCTGGCGGGGCTGGCCGCGTGGAACTGGGGCGTGACGGGCAATCGGGAGACGGCAATCAGCGTGGCCCTGTGCGCCCTCTTTTTTCCGCTCTACCGGCCCCTGCTGAACTACACCGCCTACCTCAACGGCAAGCAGCAGTTCGCGCGGGAGAGCGCCTGGACCACCCTCCTGTTCACCGGTCGAGTTATTGCCGTTATTCTCGCGGCCCTTTGGCGTCCCGACGATGCGTGGGCGGCCATCGCGGCCTATTTTGGTTCCCACGTGCTGCTCGCGGGCTTCATCTGTTTTCATTGCGCGGGCGCCATCACGGATCGGCGCAATGACCCCGACCTCTTTTCCTTTGCCACCTTTGTGACGCTGGTGAGTGGTGTGGTCATGGTGGAAAACCATTTTGACAAGGTGCTCGTGGGCAGCCTCGGTTCGGAGCGGCAGTTGGAGATTCTCTATCTCGGCCTGCTGCCCTACACGAAGCTGCGTTCGGTGCTCATCCCGGCATTCGCCGTGTTTACTGCGCGCTTCGCCAACGGAACAATGAAGCTCACCTGGCGAAAACTGCTGTATCTGCTCCTGGGCGGTATGGCAACGGCGGCGGCCTCCTTTGTACTCAGCAGCCTCATCATCCAGTTTTTCTTCCCGAAGTTTCCCGAGTCCATGGCCCTGGTGCAGCTTTGTTCCCTGGTGTTGATCGTGACGCCGGCGAATCTGACCTTCAATGTCTACTTCCGCGCTGTGGGTGATCGCGGCGGGATTATGGTGCCCACGCTCATCTCGCGCGTGGCCAGCCTTGCGCTCGCGGTGCCAGCGTGGTACGGGGCCGGGCTGACTGGGTTGGTCGCGATGAAGTTCGTGGAGCAGGGCCTGCTTTTTGTGCTGCACGTGTGGCGCTGGGGGAAGGTGAATTATGAATTATGA